The Monomorium pharaonis isolate MP-MQ-018 chromosome 5, ASM1337386v2, whole genome shotgun sequence genome segment agctatatcacttgcgtataacaaatattacgtaacaggttatttccatgtcatatatatagcacctacatatcacaagaataacaatggcctagtttacatcgtgcatttgatacgcgtatcaagtagtgaatttaagctgatcagccaatgattaaacacattcactagttatttactatttgatacgcgtatcaaatgcacgatgtaaactaggccaatgttaaattacttgtaacttccatgttatattgccgctataaaatgtgttcactgggatgtgctttaattctggaaaaaaatttctaaatttatacaagaaatccatataaaatctcattaatgatgtacatgaatgattctacattatcgacttcgatcaaatttcaaaggcactcCAGGATCCCCTTAAACACATATACAAACATACAACGCATGTgctgtaaattaaatttaaaataaactggAATAAAGAcgcaacatttatttttaatcttacacGCGTTTTgacagattaataataaaatgtttatttttaaattttctataataaaaaacttgacatttcttaaaatacttttataatttttatatcttttaacagccagaatttaactataaacgtcaaaaagaatttattaaatttagaaacatttttaattataattttattaataaaatgttttatctttaatttttctatacaatCTTTCAAAATACTAGACAcaatgtaaaacaatttaatataaagtttattcaattttatgttacaaaaatatttaattgtgtcTGTATGTACCTGTTAATACAACTTactgtatgtatgtgtgtataatttatgtgcataaaagtatatttatttaaaattaaaaaaaatattaattataacagttgtcatatatataaatattgaattcgAAGATTGATCATTGTTAattcacaataaaattttaataatccgAATCAGCATCAGTGTCTATGTCGTATACAGATTCCGAGGAATTACCATCGATTTCTTCTTCACTCTCAGGTTCCAATTTGTCCTTTTGATCTAAAGCGTATCGCCTCCATGAAAATCTATAgattataatagataaaacttgatataatatgatgtatataaaatataatgtatcaaatatctctaataaaagtaatatattaagtttgtgtgtgtatatgcgcgtgtgtgtatatacctcttctttttatcaaaacatTCCTCGATAAAAGtatgcaaaacaatttttgtatgatttttgAATTGTTGGTATTTTggtgtatttttaaaagcacATATTAAAtgagtacattttttattagttgtaTTTGGATCAGGAATATATCTGGCACCCATATTAAGAGCTTTTCTTCTAATTTCATCTCTCTGTGGATTAACATATCCACTGAGAGAGAATGTAACGTCGCtcaacaattgtttaaatgatttttttagttttgcaGGAATGTTGTTGCTTACTCGCAAAGAAGCATTTTTGATGTCTTTGGACTGTTGCAATCGTTGACACGTTGCACATAATTGATCATTTGAATATGTGCAACATTCCAAGcacttttgtttctttttttcactgAATTTTACATTTGGTGAATCTTCCAATTTATTCAAAGAACgtttcaaagaattttgaGCAGTATTtctgatattattttgattattatcgGTTTTTTGCAAAGGTACAACATCTCCAAAAGGAGTTCTCACTACTTTTTCGACTGatacattttgaatattttttggaCTTTTACAAAACGTCTTCTCTTTTGAACATTGAGGTTGcattttgtcatttttccTAAAAACATGATCAGCTTCTCCAGcttctaatttttctaataatggTCTCTTGATAAGTTTTTGTTCTTGttgacatttaataaaattctccatcgactctttttttatttgctcacATAATTCTTTCTTATAATCTGTCTTTGTATTTTCCattttgttaaacattttttccttcATCATTTCCATGGGTGTTTTTATGACATGTGGTTgcttcaatttaaatttaccaaATGCATCCAATCCCAAGTCAATCGTGGGATCTGATCTTAAAATGATATATGATAATCCAaacaatacttttaaattggcAGATTGCATGCAGGTAACTTTGATTCgatcaaattttatctttaaagtATCTGGATTTAATTCtcttttagtaaataattgaacttgatctttaaatttattgttggcAGCTTCATCGTTAGTCATAAACTTGTGGTTAACAAGAACTATCCAATTATCAGGTTCCAATGATGTAGACCCAGTAACAATCACAACGCAACTCTGGTAATTACCAATATCGACTCCTGTAATATAAGAAGATTCAGAGAGCTGAAAGATGACATGTGCCAGCATCTCTCCTGGTTTGTTACATCGCCATGTAGCTTTCCAATTTTCTGAATTATGTTGAAGAAGATTGACAGCAGGATACAATGAATGTTCCGAAGAAcagcttattattttttccaatttgaCAATCATTCTTGCAAATTCCTGTAAATATCCATTcttgaaatgtttttaaattgcccttgtatgaatttttttgtctttacaTTGTCTTTACATAATGAAATACTAACCAGAAGGAAACTATATACGTGTAATTCGTTGTAAGCTCAATGGTTCAAGATTGGCAAGATGCCGCCAAAATTGTCAGTACACAAAGAGTAAAGCAGGAGATGCCATATCGGTAGCGGGCAAAGagcatatatgtaataagactATGCTCTAGTTTAAGGCCATCGCACATGAATTTTCGTAAGCATAAGCATAAGACGTAAACATAAGCTTAAGAACCAATCAGGAAATAGCTATAGATCTGAACACCTCAGGGTGACGTCCCATGGCGCGTATtgcgatacgcgcgtatcgggCGTATTAAATTTCGACCAATGACAGACGATCCGCCGTTTTTGATACGTTTGTGGCGACAGCGGCGACAACAATGGCGACAGCCACCAACCGGATTGGATCCTGATTGGATCATGCGGACTCGCCTTTACTCCGACGGCAACGACACCGGAAATCTCTCCGACTTTCCCTCTCTACGATGTCTTAAGTTTTTCTAGAGAGACGGTCCCGCCAAAAAAGCTTAGCGATAGCGACGCGCTAGTTCGGAGCTTAATTTACGACGTCCGCGTAGTGACCGGATTTGTTATCATTAGCATACGATTcgatttaaaactattaaactgttaaaatacattttgcataataaatatctGGTGTGATCATTTCGTGAGAACCTTACCCCGCACGGGATTCAGCTCTCTGCCGTCTTGTTTCTCTCGTGCGGGAACACGCGAGTCAGAACCCGAGTTAGAGTAGAGTATCGCCTGTATAGCAACGCGAACCTACAGTGGTGACCCCGACGTGATACAAGACCGCAGCCGAAAAAACCGCGTGAACGGGGCATGCCCAACGAACCTCCACCGACGACAACCTGGCACTCCGAAGACCAACGTAGCGAGAACGCGCCTTTTCCCCTCAACACCATCGCGAGAGACGGGATAGGACCAACAATAATGGATCAACCCGATAACCACGCGACGAACCAAAGCGTACCCACGGCCAGCGGCCAACAAGAGATCGGAGAAATAAAAACGGTGAGACTCCCCCAGCCTTTCTGGCGCAGTAACCCGGCGAGATACTTCACCGTCGCAGAAATGACGTTCGCACTACACCGGATTACATCAGACGAATCGAAGTTTAGGTACGTAATCATTAACCTAGACGCAGATCTATTAAGTATCGTAGGCGATATAGTCGACTCGCCACCGCCTTCCGGGAAATACGAAGCattaaaacaaagaataataGATAGCCTCTCTGAGTCCCAGGAAACCAAGCTGCGACGCCTCCTCCGAGGTCAAGCTATGGGCAACGATAAACCTTCCGTTTACCTACAACGAATCAGGAATCTAGCGGGAGGCCAGTGTAACGACAACGTGCTACGCAGCCTTTTTATGGAGCAACTACCAGAGCACGTGCGAGGAATCCTAGCAATCAGCCAGCTGGATGACTTGAGTACACTCGCCGCACAGGCAGACAGGATCACCGAGGTAATGCATCCACAGATTTCAGCTCTGAAACAAGAAGCAACAGGAACCGTCGCTCCCTGTACAACCAAAGCAAACAGTGCGAGTTCACCAACAGGACACAACCAAGAGGTACTAGAATTGAAACAGGCGATTGAAGCATTAACCAAGCGCTTCAACCGCGCCTTCCGGGGACGCAGCCGCAGCCGCAGTCGGGGCGGAAACGATAGGCGAGCGCGTGACCGCTCAACGACACCACACGACGACAAGGAGGAAAAGATTTGCTATTATCACAGAAGATTCGGTAACAACGCCCGAAACTGTAAGCACCCGTGCTCGTGGGACACGAAACAAGACACCAAACGGGAAAACTAAATACGCCGGCGTGCATTGAGGCTGCCGCCG includes the following:
- the LOC105840100 gene encoding DNA repair protein XRCC1, translated to MIVKLEKIISCSSEHSLYPAVNLLQHNSENWKATWRCNKPGEMLAHVIFQLSESSYITGVDIGNYQSCVVIVTGSTSLEPDNWIVLVNHKFMTNDEAANNKFKDQVQLFTKRELNPDTLKIKFDRIKVTCMQSANLKVLFGLSYIILRSDPTIDLGLDAFGKFKLKQPHVIKTPMEMMKEKMFNKMENTKTDYKKELCEQIKKESMENFIKCQQEQKLIKRPLLEKLEAGEADHVFRKNDKMQPQCSKEKTFCKSPKNIQNVSVEKVVRTPFGDVVPLQKTDNNQNNIRNTAQNSLKRSLNKLEDSPNVKFSEKKKQKCLECCTYSNDQLCATCQRLQQSKDIKNASLRVSNNIPAKLKKSFKQLLSDVTFSLSGYVNPQRDEIRRKALNMGARYIPDPNTTNKKCTHLICAFKNTPKYQQFKNHTKIVLHTFIEECFDKKKRFSWRRYALDQKDKLEPESEEEIDGNSSESVYDIDTDADSDY